TTTCAGTTAGAAATTTGCAGAAAAATTAAGCAGTGCAAAGCTGGCATaccggaaaaaaaaatagtttgcttttatttcagtgaATTGTTGGGGGGTTTTAAGTAAAGAAACAGAAGCTCAAAACTAGTTCCACAGCACTGTGACCTTTGAAATCCACCCCTTATTTTTCTTGCTTCACAAAATTCATCTTTGTTTATGTTCTTCTGTGTTGTTCATGCTCTGTGAAAACATTATTGAAGCAGAGTGTCTAACTGAAGTGTCTAATTTAGAACAAACTCCCATTCCTCACTGCCCTTTAAAGTGTATTTTACCATTTTTGACAGTTATATTGAGATGTATAGTAATGTACAGAATAAAATAGTCTGTACCTGAGACTGCCAATGTACCCCCCTTTCAATTTCAGATAAAAAGCAAATACAATAATAATTCTCCCCTTATTAGGTGTATAAGTATTGCAATGTAAATTGCTTTTAGTGAACATTTTATTAAAATGGAATTTAATTATTCTAATAGGTAATATACATTAGATTTTGTATTTGAACAGAAATATCCAGAACAACTGGATAATTAAGTGCACTTAAGTTAATGGGGAAAGTGCAGGGGAAGAAGGATTTGATTGCTCTTTAAGCTTCCAGTGAGCTCACAGAAATGCAGCATCTTACACTCTTAGATGACACAGGCCTGGAAGGGCTGCCAGTTTTATACTGTTAGAAACCTGGTTGCTAAAACAGTACATGTAAAATCCTTGTCTAAAACAGCTTAATTACTGAAACAAGCACTGCATACAATTTCAGGATCTGAGAATGTATGctagaaagcaaaataaacatatttataAATAGAATAGCCCTGATTTATAAAGAGGGACAACTCTATCGAtaactggttttggttttttttaatacctaAATCTGTTTTCACCATATTTGTGAAAAAATAAGGGAACTCTTTCAATGTATAATCAGTTCTTCAAAAATACCTTTCCAGTGCAGTTCTTCAGCATTGTTTCCAACAAGAACGCAGCTGTAGATGGTATGTCCTGTCATATAGGCAGGCAGTCATGGGAACGTGAAATGTCTTATTAATTCCTTCCAAAGTATGAAGGAGATTACTTCTCCATTAATGCCTAAAAATTCTGTTGTTAAGTTTTTGTGGTAGATAAAACACTACTGCAGTCCCAGTTCATGGCATCTGCTCCAATCTTCTTTCTCAAGGCTACCACTCAGATTCCCTCTCTTACTTCTGCTTTCAGAGGAGCAGTAGTAGCCTTCAGGTACATTCTACAGAGAGAACCATCCAGGCAGGGGGGGGAAAAGTGGTGGTGCTCTGTAatttccctctgtccccagtcCATACTGCAGAGGGCAAGACAACTGACCTCAGTAAAGCACATATCAGTTCTTATTTGAAATTACTGATCAGCTTATCATATGGTGTTTATACTGTACTTACACAGTATTTATACATTACTTATTAGAAGCAAGGTAAGAACTCCTCTGCTTCTACAGTCCAAAAGCCTGCGTAACACTATCTAGCTTGTTAACAGGAGTGCAAAGCCAGCAAAGGCATTATCACTTACTCCTCAAACCCAACAAGCATTTTAGGTGCTTGTTTCTTCTTTTGGACAAGCCTGtatgtttcctttgcttgtaaCACACATGTAAGTGCATGGTCATTTGGTGTTAATTATGTGCATATCAGTTGTACATGATTGAAAAATACctacaaatatatttttccctTGCCTGACATCCATTTTAAGGTATTTTGCCAAAACATGCCCAGTTCTGTACAAAAACATAACTTGACAAGTGCTTTATCATTGAAATCTTACAAGCTATGGAAAGAAAATACCTGCTAACCACACCTGGCTTAAGAAGTCGATCCCAGCTGTAGGCTGGGGTGACTTGAGTGTTGTTTGGTGTCCACTTGCCCTGTTCTTGCtcttggctggggctgtgctcatCGCTGCCAATGGAGAGAGCAGCCCGGAGAGCTGGCACTGTGCTCCAGCCTcggagctgctgtgctcttaCAGCTGCACCTTCTGCGCTCCACCAGTTCCGTTTACGTTGCAATACTCATTAAATCTCTCTTGGCACGCTGTCAGAAGCTTTGTTGGATTTTGTCAAAGCAGTGTAAACAACAGGAATAGTTAAAACACAAAGGAATGATCCCATGACTAACATACAATGttcactgttataaaaagtatACATTTTCTCCTTAGAACAGAGCTCAATAAATATCTTTATTAAAACTGCAATATCTTAGCAAAACAGTTTTGCTTTTGTATTATAATAAAAATGGGTTTTTACCGATCTCGACACTTTAGCAAACTATTGACCTCAGCAGTATGAACCAAAATTTGAGTGTGTGCCTATACTGAAGTTTGTCCTAACTTTTACGGAATAAGCTTGGAAACAGCactctgaaaggaaaaaaggaacaatTTGATTAGTATTAGTAACTGTTCAAAGGCATTTCTGTTATGTGTTACAACCTCTCAATAATTTTTTCTGCAATTGAAAGCCTGGATTCAAAATGCCCAGCTATATCAGAGGTACAGATTTTCAGGAGGAGAGCAACCCAAGTGAGAAGCATGTGCTTTACATACAGCATTGAAATAAGCTAAGAAGGATTTTAACTTAGTACTCACTTTTCTCAAAAgatatttctatttaaaaaaaaagcctccaAGTTTCCAGGCATTAAAAGCAAAACTTTTACCCTCTAAAACCAGCAGACAGAATAACTATGGAGAAGCACCAGCCCCTCAACTTTACTTCCCATAACACAACATAAATGCAtctctcctgattcccagcacagcccataTGTACGCGTAAACAGAGCCATGAAAGAGCTGTGCTCTGACTGTTTTCCTGAGTTTTCCATAATGATCTACAGTGAAATCCTGGCATTATTCAAGTCAGGACTATACTGTTTGCTTTATTCTGCCATTCTTAACATAGGCATAGTTATTTCATACTCTTGGGAATATTTTGCTTGATGACCTTTATAAAAAAAGAACTaagctgtgcagctgtttaACTGAGTGTTTACATTCCTACTTTTTTCACTATTTTAGAATATAAGAATAGTGCATGAGGCCTTAGtgtgaaagcagaaaaaaaaaaaaaacagagaagccAGTAGCTCTTCCAAAAGCATGTATTTTCTACaactgtaaaaggaaaaaaattgtaactCTCCAACCTGTTTCACAAACATACACACCTTCAAAAAAATTCCACAGTTTACAGAGGTAATTAAATATGTTTTGCAAGAGATGTTTCTTCCTAAGCTACTTACCTTTTTTTGCTGTTAAACCAGTATCTACTGAAGCTTTGCAAGAGGGGGAGATGATGGTAATTAGTGCATTCAAGTAACTACTCTTCTGTGTTTGGGAAAAAGAACTATGGAGACCTGTGAAGAATGTACAGGCTTTCTATTGAAAGAGTACACCCCATAAATATTTATAACAGTCTTTGGCAATATGCTAATCCAAGGCAAGTAATTTTCCCTCTCTCAGAAAGAATCATGAAAAAACAATTAAGGTGATTTAATTGCTGCCATGCACAGACAGCAGATTTTGAACTCTTGACAGATGAACATTCATCACAGTGCCATGTTATCCTAACCCCATAACACAAGACTCTGAACAGAATGGACAATTAAACCTAGATCATTTCCCTTACCTTCCTGCAGTACTTTGGGCTAGATCCAAATCCCAGCGAAGCCAATGGGAGCAGAAGCCAGACTTTCCAAGTACTGACTGAAAGCTccaattttaaataaaacagaagtAGTTTTCATGCAAGCTTACAGATCTTCATGGCACCAAAGTAAATTTAGCTTTACAGCCCTTTCCTGAATCATTTAAAtctgaatttaaaagaaagtgTACATGGCAAAAAATTGCTTAAGGAAGATTTACCTTTTATGTCCTTCACAGTTACCCCTACAGAGTTTCAACTATATTAAACTTTCTTCATTTATATACACCTATAAAACCGTTTGGCAGCTATTTGTACCCTAAGTCCTTAATCTGTGGTAGGGGAACAGAAATctgcataaaataaaaatctttggaGCTGGAGTTTTTCCAAAAGTGCAATAAATCTTAAATTTCTTATTTAGGTTAGGGGAGGGAACATGTTTATGAGAACATCTTCCAAAAGCTATGCTTTGAATCTTTATGAAATACATTAACAGTAATGCAACGAAACAGAGTGTCTCACTTAACATTTCACTCTACTGGCCTTGAGATTTTAATGGAATTAAAATTTCTTCATTTGATAATATTCCTTTGAGAATAATGTTGCAATTATGCCATGTGTCTCAACCTATGGTCAGGAGCAGGAGCCCTGGGATTCGCTGATGGGGGCTTGCAAGCCTTTGGTACACACATGGTCCAGATGGATTTTTACAACTGCTGCCCAGTGTAATCTTTGATAAAGCCTTGCTTTTCCATAGCCCTCAGGAACCTCAGCTATGAAAATACAGACAACTGTGAGCAGGCTGTCTTTGAACCCTACTTTGGAAATCTATGCTTCTGTAAAATCCTAAGAGCAAAGAAATGTACTGGCTATCAAAAAGTGAGTATGTCTGACTCCCATCTAGAggttttctccttcttttcacGAAGAGTAATTCTCAATAACAAATAAAAGCACTTCAGCAGGTATCAAAGCACAAAAATGTTAATTAACGCAATTGTCAATTAACACAACACAATTGGCAGGATTTTCAATTGGCACTGATTTTCTGAAGCGCTCACAAGATTTTACTGCCTAGCCTCAGCAAGTACTTTCTTGCATTTCGAATTTCAGGTCACACATCTGAAAAGCACACAGAAATGTCACATGTTCTGGATGTCAATGTTTACAGTGGACCAGAGAACATTTCCAGGCCTCTATCAGTAGGCACAGCTAGCCAGCATTCTTCGTGATACCGCCTCTGCCCAGGCACCAGAATATGGCTGCTCCTTTAAATTCTGTTAGGGAGAGATCTCTCCCCTCCTTTTTCTGGCGgtgtttccttcttctctgaggCAACTAATAAACAAAGCACAGAATAAGGAAGGGGCTACAGAAATCCcaattattatatttaaatgAAGGATCAATCTTGACACTACACTAAGAGCACATTATTTCATTGATGCAGCAATCTGAAGAAAGGCTAATTCATACCAGGTTATCCCATGTAACATCCTGTAATCCTGTAATGCATGACAAGTTAAAACAAACTCGTGTAGGGGAACAGCAGAGTTCACTATTCTCCCTTAAAAACTTTTTGGCGAGAGTTCACATGTAACCTGAAGGACAACAGTACAAACTTCTGTTTGCCTGCACAGAGCTCTCCCTCTGTGCGTTGTCAAAGCAACTGATACAGTGTAACAGTGAATGGTTTCCCGAGGAATTAAACACCTCCTTGTCTCTGGCTGTGTTCTCACACTGTGCTGTACGTGCAGGGTTttttgggaggagggaggaCAGGCTGTGTCTCAGCAGCAGTGTGCGTGTGAGCAGAAGTGCAGCACCTTTAGTCTGAAGCTCCCTCTGCTTCCCGTCTTTCCCCCAGCAGACTCTCTGCTTTTAGCTCTGGGTCTGTTCCAGCCAGCTCAAAAGGCAGGTTAGCCGTAGGCTTGAAAATATTCTCAAGTGTATGGGGAATCTTATCAAGAAGCTATTTTTTCTAATGTTGTCACGATGgcctttaaaatgttttgcatCTTCAGAGGAAATGAAGACCTGAAAAATCTCTCACTGTGCTCTGTTTCAAAATAGGAAAATGACATTCCATGGTCTTACTGAACACCATGCATCCATGTCAGAGCATTTTCTGCATTCTGGCAATTGTTCTTCATTAAGCAGAAATAACCCATATTTTGAGATACTGTatcaaaagaaaacaagaagaaTCAAAGTTGCAGAAGAGCCCCAACAAAACTTGACCATAACCTACCTACTTTTTACCTATGCTAGTAAAACTTCCTCAcgccacagctctgctgaggaTGCCTGTCACAGACTCAAAGGGTGGTTTGCCTCATGCTCTGGCAGGACAGCAGTCATTTTCAGCTACAGCCCTAAACACTGCTTACAGACAGGATCATCCCTGGTCAGGACACACATTCCATAGGTTGCAAAACTGTGAAGCCTGCTGTTACATTttgctaaataaaataaaaaaaaaataattaaaaaaaaaaaggggctGGGGAGGAAAGTAAGTGTAATGGTGAGCTCTAtggctttttttaaaacttttttttattcttacaaACCCATTTGCATTGGTAGTTTTTGCTTAATTTCAAGAGTTGGGACACCAGTAGTAGTCAATCTCTAGGCTTGCAGTGCAAGCGTGAAGACCATAAAATCAATTCAAGTGTCCAGCGCCATAAAGTCCAGCCGTGTGCACAACAAAGTCCTTTCCCAGCAACatacaaatacagaaaaatatgtAGCAAAAAAGctgaataaattataaatactTGAGAAATGTGGTGCAAAATGTAACATAAGGAGATCTGAACTAAGGCACTTGTTTCCATTTGTTACTGAGGACACCCTCTCTGTGTGGCAGCGTCACTCCTCAGTGAGAAGGGTCATCCAAGCCAGACCCAAATCTGAAAATTCAGAACCGTGTATGAGACAAACACCAGCTTTCACTTCACAGTGCACGACTCAAAGGTGTTACCAAAGTTCTCCTGATAAACACAGCATCAGCAAGTATTTTAACTCCTCCTTCGTCCCGGTTTTAGACTCGTCGGTTGTGTGAAAAGAAGTCACCGGTCTATTTTAAGCAAAAACCTTTCTGCACAAGTCCCTGTTGGCTGCTATTAGCCAGGCGGGATCTCCATGTGAGCACGGTACCAAAGTGTGTTGAGTGACAAAAACCAGGGCAGCCCAGTCCAGCCCCAGATCCAGCCCCAAAACAGAGcgcctgctgttcagagctgccGCAGCCGTGGCAAAGGTGGGACGGGCACGCAAGCCTGTCACGGGTTTGACAGGTGCTCACCACAGTGAATCGTATTGTTATGGAGTCCATTGAactaaaagaaaataacagaaaaaggaCAAAGCAGACCATTGCTGTCGCAGTACTGTGTCTTTCAAATGGATCTGAGAACGGGAAAATTGGGATCCTAATTTATATCTGTAGCGAACACCCCACCAAGTTTTCACACGAGTGCTCTTGACTAATCGGGTAAGTGGAGTCAAGCCCAAATCAAGACCTCAAAAATTCACTTCAAGAGGGGAAAAGCAGAGCCCACGCTACTCAGTCTCCTCGCGCTCTCtctcaaaaaataaaacaaaaaatacaaaaaaccaaaaaggagAACAATTCCACAAGCCACAGCAATGCGAGCCTACGCACATCCATATTTCGCTGGCCGAAACTGAAGCTCCTGCTTAAAAACCACCAGACTTGGGGCAGTCTCCGGGCCGGGCCCTCGGCGCGCTGGCTGCGTCCCTCCCGAGCCGGGCCTCGCTCCGGGCGCGGGTGCGGcctcgccggcccggccggGTGCCGTGGGCTCCGCTCGCCCGGCCGCCGTCAGTagcggggcgcggcggggcccggcggggcggcggcggcggggccgcccccgGGACAGCCGCAGCAGCGCAGCGTGTAGTTGCGGCCTCCGTTGTTATCCCAGAACTCTCCCTGCGGGCTGCGGTAGCGGATGGCGAAGTGCAGGGCCGAGCCCTCCCGCAGGCTCGGCGGGACGCACAGGGTGAAGCCGTAGCGCTCGGCCGGCGGCTCGGGGGGCAGCGGCGCGGCCGGGACGTCCACGAAGGAGAGCCACTCGTTGAAGGTGTAGCGCACCGTCAcctcccggggcccggggccgCCCAGCACTCGCACCGTGCCCCGCACGTCGGTGGGCGCCGCGGGCCGCCCCAGGCGCTCCAGGCAGACGCGCTGCCGCCGCAGCCGCTCGGCGCTGGGCTCGCCGCCGTCGGGGAAGTCGGGCACCAGGAGCagcgcgggcggcggcgggtcggcgccgggcggcggcgggtcCCGCTCCTCTCCGGGCGGGCTCTGCAGGTGCGACAGCGCGGCGGGCGGCACCTGCGGCTCCTCGGCGTCGCTGAAGTGCTTGACGCTGGCGAGGCTCAGCCCCAGCGAGTCGGCGAACTGCACCCGCTTCTTGCACTTGCCGCAGCAATCTtcgcccgccgccgcctccccctcgtcttcctcctcctccccctcctcctgccGCTGGCCGGGGCCGGGGGACGGCGGCCGCCCGCAGCGgcgcagctccagcagcaccagccgcTCCCCCGCCGCCTCCCGCTTGCCGTCGCGGGGCACCGTCGGGGCCGCGCCGCGGAGCCGCCGCTCCTCGGCCGCCAGCTCCTGCCGCGGGCGTGCGGGGCTCGCCATGGCGGGGCGCCCCGCTGGGCCCGTCCCGGCCGCCCAGTGCCGCAGGCGGACGGGCCGGCACCGCTTTATCCGGCGCCCCCGCCGCAggccccgggctgggggcgcgcccccccgccggccccggagcCTCcccgcggggctggggctggggcgggACCTCCCCGGACGGGCAACGCGGAAAGAGCCGCGACGGGCGGCCCCGCACGTCCTCCCGCCCGCCGGGGGCCGCCGTTACCAGGGCGCGGAGCAGCGAGCAGCGAGCTACGCTGCCGGCTTTACGGGCTTGGAGGAGACACGGGCAGCGGGGTACCCCCGCCCCGCACACCCAGGCTGAGGGGCTGCTTCAGCCCCTTAATTTGTTATTTAATTGGTTatttattatcatcatcatcatcatcaccgtCGTCGTTATTTAGGCTTCCACTCGTCTGAGGTTCAGCGAAGAAAGAGCTCGGAGGGCCGGAAGCCCCCCCAGGTTGGCATCACCCGGGAGTTCTGTCCGTTCGGGGAACGGGGGGCGGTGGGAGTGGAGCGGCCCCTCGGGACCAGCCTGGGCGCAAGAAGGGCTGGGTGCTGCCCGTGAGCCGCTGCCGGGAGTACGTGAGACCCCCGCTCTTGTGTGTAAATCACATCCCACCCATCCTAACTGCAGAGAAAATCTTTGAGACCAGAGCTCGAGGACAGAACCCCAAAGGTAAAACAAACTCCAAAGGCATTAACTTCTTAAAGTACGCTGTGTTTTGTAAGCCAATCTCTTTTTTTTACCCACATTCGGTACTAACTATACTGTTACTTGTGTAAAATCAAGTGCAAAAGGCTCAGGAGGCACACACTTGTGCACAAACACAGAAGGCCAGGCTATCTCCAAAGTTTCcaattaaaaacagaaaatcaagaagggaaaacaaaacacaggcaTCATTGCCcctaaataaataaagagaAGTAGTAGCCCTCAGGTTTTTTTCGTAGGCCTGACACATAGGAAACAGCATCCTTATAACAACGTTTTTATAAGTAAGATGAGGTCCGTATCAGAGAAGCTTCCAAACTTGGTTCTATACTTTGTGCCTGCCACAGCTATTGTCTGGGGTGATTTGCATGGATGATTGCAAAAATACTACATTATTAACTTCCTCCATTCTTTTTCTCATGGAAGAGACACCAAAAAGCATATGCAGACAACCCAGCGCTTTCTGAAGCAACATACTCCCACTATGGATTTAGCaaggaggttttttgtttgttttgcatacgttgttttatttttagcatCAGTCTGGTTGCCAAAAGGCAGCCTCCCAGTGTGAGTGAACACACTGCAGTTCAACTGAGTGTGCAGTCTGGGTCTCGCAGAGGAATGAATGTCAAAGCAGCAGAAACATCACCAAACAGTTTTCCTAGCAGACACTGCTGTGAGGATGTTCTTGCTACACCTTGACGGAAGATCTGCACAGcgagcagctcctcaggagtGCCAGATAATCTGACTGCCTGACATTTGTTTGGTGTTTGGTTTAGGGCACTGTAAGAAGAGGAATGAAGGACAAACATCCTGGCTGGCACCCTCTGTGCTGACGGAAAACATGATGAGCACCAGTTTGCCATCAGCTGGTGAtcaccagctctgctgggagctgccacgtTTGGCAGGCTGTTGGCTAAACCCTTCATGGGAATGTTCCTTTGCCTTGTCTGCTCCAAGGGACCTGGGGTACCACCATTTCAGCTCCTTGAACCAACCAGCCTCAGCTTTATGGTGCTAAACCACAGACCGTGGTCCTGAGTTCCTCAGCTGAGCTCTGTGGtgcagggcaggaaggaggaaCGCAGTTGTCCTCTTCCCGGACGTGgcagcaaaggtgctggtgtcACCTGTTTGCATCGTCACTCCCAATCTGCTGGTGTCTCTAGCAGAGCAGTGAACGGAAGTTTTGGGTCTCTCCCAAAGACTCTCCTGTTAAATAACATTCACTGTGGTGAAAACAGTTTGCAAGCACTTTCTTACTCGTGCCTGGAAGTGACACCTCCTCACTCGCCTGTCTAAGGCTTGTGGCACCTCAAATCAGCAagctggaaagaagaaaaatgagtaGATAATGTGTAGAATAAGGGTGCTTAGTACTTAAAATATGTTCAAGAACCCTAACCTAAAATACAACACCGTTACTTTAATTTCTTGAAGCGCTATCTATTATATGGTGAGGAAGCAGAAATAAAGAAACCATCCCTTACTTCCTCATGTGGAAGCTATCCCAGCTTGCCAAATCATTAACAAATGTTTTaagcagcaaaggaaaaaattgtGCCATTTGCTCATAAGGCAAAACCATTTGGACTACTAGAGTAATGTGAAAGGTTTAAGCAAAATAAGGGAcagcaaaaagagaaaacaactgTAAATATTGATAAGAGTTAAGTAATATGGTAGCAATTAATACACATTTCTTATATGTTCCATAACTGGGAGACAGGCCTGCAAAAAGAACTACAATTCATagaaaataagcaaaagcagTTAAGCCAATATGAATCCATATTGGAGGATGATAATTAAAATCAGGCAATTAACGGCACGCAAACTCATATTTTAGTGGGAATCAGTTGCTGCCATTTTGAAAGGAGTAATTTATAATCAGATAAACCTTTAGAACAAATGTTCAACTGCACAGCAAACCCTGCCAGAGGACATTAGTTAAGGAGGCACTTAGTGTTCTCTCATGTGTTTTAAAATGGCTTCTCCTAAAAGAATGGTGCAAGCCAGGTCTCAAGTACTATTTACTACATTTGCTATTAAAGAAAATGTTGTGATAAAAGCTGAGGGATTCCTTAGTAAAAAAGAGATTGCATTATTAGCAGCCATGAGGCTTTTTGCATTCCCTGAGCTTGAACCAGATATTATTAGGGTTCTCAACTACACACAACGGGGATCAACACAGCactttctttcttcttgtttCACAACAGCCCACCTTGAGCCCATCCTGCAGTCAGCACACACATTTTGCAAAAGCATTTGCATCCTAAGATGATTAttgaaaatgacattttaaaaagagagtGTGAAAATCACTGGAAAGCAATCCCTGGTATTGCTTTACAGATCTCACTATGATTGCATGGGAATGTATTTCTCAGGAGTCATTAGATCAGGGATTTTCGGTTGGAGCTGTATTTGGTATGGAGCTTGGTAAATTGGTCAAGCTTCTTGGACTGATAGTTGTTGTCATTTGAACAGAAAATGAATATGAAAATTTTGTTTGCAGACACCCACAGTCATGTAACTGGAGGAATCTGTGGATTCAACTCAACCACACAATGTAAAACAGAAACCCATTAAAATGCTGTTCATCATTTCTTTTTTAAGGCACTTTTAATATTACCTTCAACTTTCAAACCCAAAGCTGGCAGATTTTCCAGTTAGGCCAAGGTAAAGTATTCAATTTTTTGGATGTACCTAGTTCAAATATGCTAGATGTCTCCAATTTCCTACTTATGTGTTAGATCTCCCATGACAATAGCTtgtcagaaaatgtgaatgagtCATAACTCCTAAGCCCTATGAAACAATTTACAGGGATTTAGAAATAGGCAGGGATTATCACAGTTCACACACAAAATTAATACCACCTTTGTCAAATGCTAGCAGCATTTGTTGAAACAATATTCTTGCTTTGCTTTGAAAATTATGTAGCCCTTTATCCTGGTTTTAGCAGTCATGTTTTTTTGTACAAAAATTCCAGGAAGCATATTATTAAGTTCctcaattatttaaaaaaaaaaaaaaaaaaaaagacactcCCTACCCCATATGAAATTCCAGCTTCTCTATGTTTTTAATAAGGATTGGATTTTACTTTGAGGATGGTCAAACACTGAATGAAAAACTCAGTGGGTCTATGCAATATGAATACAAATTATTCAGAATTTAGATGATTAGacctcattttcttttttatgcaGGAAAACCAAGCAGCTGTACTTCAAAAAGGCTTTCATTAGGTCCATAATGGGAAAAGTACTGAAATGGAAGCAAATAGAGGGAAGTGATTACTTTAATTTCCAAATcttaaatacaaatatttaaatgcaATTTATGCACAATGCCCAGCAAGCAAAACCCTTTAGAATTTTGAGTCTCTCAGACAGCACTTTTAGAGATCTCTGCTGTATAGTTCTTTTGTGTCTCAGCAGACTTTTATCTGATGCTCCTAATGAGATTAAATGCATGAAAATACACTTATTCAGTTTTTCTGAACTACAGTAATGGCTCTGTTTCCTATAGTGATGTTGAATATCCTTTTCAATTACTAATACCAAGTCTTTGGCAGTAAGGCAGGGAATGTCTCCTCATTTGGGTGAGATGCTGACCTCCTTGAAGGTGGAATTTTGTCTCTGATTTCAGTTGATCCACGATTTCCCTACATCTGATATAAAATCATAACCCTTCTTCATTACAAGTAAACATATAGTAATGGCACAAAGGATTCTAAATTCAGAATGAAATTAGCATTAACTGTGACAAAACCATGTTGCACAAAATTTTCCCATTCACTAAGATTTCAGAAGTGTTGCGTTGGTCTTGGGTTCATAAGGGTGTCAAGACTGGTTTAATACCTTATGTACTTGTAAGGTATTTATCTAAACTTTCTATGTTCATATGGTACACTGAAAATCTTAGGCCATTTGTCGATCTTTTATTCAGCAAATTATATGGTGATTAAAACCCCCTCCCATGTGCAAGTTGTCATCCTGCCTTCCTTATAGATTGTTGTTGCATTTCAACCGTTTAACTCAAATAAACAGTCTCTGAAAAGGAAAAGTTTCGATTACCAGTGAGAAAAAATGGTTTCAGCTTCCAAAGGGTATTCACAGCATAGGAGTTGAAAAGGGTTTTGTTttatgggttttgtttgttttaatgtgGATCTCCAGAAAGTTGCAGAACCGCATCTCTTTCAAAAGTTTCTGATGAACACTAGGATCCAGGTTCTCACATGTAAAACCTCTATGTttatgtggggttttgtttggttgttttgggattggggtttttttccaatctCGGAAAAAAATCATTTGATCAAATTCTTGCCCTACATTATGCTAGTACACTGCTTTGGACTTCAGTGGGGAAGAAGCTCAACCTTACCCAGAGTAGGTCAATATAAAGGGCATTCTACCTCCACAACTATTGCTAaagtattaaaataattaacttTTTTGCTTGCCTTATTTCTTA
This genomic window from Zonotrichia albicollis isolate bZonAlb1 chromosome 1, bZonAlb1.hap1, whole genome shotgun sequence contains:
- the PPP1R3G gene encoding protein phosphatase 1 regulatory subunit 3G, encoding MASPARPRQELAAEERRLRGAAPTVPRDGKREAAGERLVLLELRRCGRPPSPGPGQRQEEGEEEEDEGEAAAGEDCCGKCKKRVQFADSLGLSLASVKHFSDAEEPQVPPAALSHLQSPPGEERDPPPPGADPPPPALLLVPDFPDGGEPSAERLRRQRVCLERLGRPAAPTDVRGTVRVLGGPGPREVTVRYTFNEWLSFVDVPAAPLPPEPPAERYGFTLCVPPSLREGSALHFAIRYRSPQGEFWDNNGGRNYTLRCCGCPGGGPAAAAPPGPAAPRY